Proteins encoded in a region of the Rhizobium sp. CC-YZS058 genome:
- a CDS encoding aspartate/glutamate racemase family protein, giving the protein MRILLVNPNTTASMTEKAAAAGRQVAGAGTQILSATSSMGPASIEGHYDGAMALPGLMAALRRGEAQGADAAVIACFDDTGLDAARSLASIPVLGLCESALMTAGFLAQRFSVVTTLERSRVLLENLTRHYGFGGRVKVRAADIPVLDLEEEGSGALDKLRHQIERALHEDGAEAIVLGCAGMADLAFELQQIYQVPVIDGVSAAVKQAEALVAQRLTTSKRGSYAAPLAKPYSGAMASFAPH; this is encoded by the coding sequence ATGCGCATCCTCCTCGTCAATCCGAACACCACCGCCTCGATGACCGAGAAGGCGGCCGCGGCCGGGCGCCAGGTCGCCGGCGCCGGCACCCAGATCCTGTCGGCCACTTCCAGCATGGGGCCGGCGTCGATCGAGGGGCATTATGACGGCGCGATGGCGCTTCCCGGCCTGATGGCGGCGCTCCGCCGCGGCGAGGCGCAGGGGGCGGACGCCGCGGTCATCGCCTGTTTCGATGATACCGGCCTCGACGCCGCCCGGTCGCTCGCCTCGATCCCCGTCCTCGGTCTCTGCGAAAGCGCCTTGATGACGGCCGGCTTCCTCGCGCAGCGCTTCTCCGTCGTCACCACGCTGGAACGCTCCCGCGTGCTGCTGGAAAACCTGACCCGGCATTACGGCTTCGGCGGCCGGGTAAAGGTGCGCGCCGCCGATATTCCAGTGCTCGACCTGGAGGAGGAGGGGTCGGGCGCGCTCGACAAGCTGCGCCATCAGATCGAGCGGGCCCTGCATGAGGACGGGGCGGAGGCGATCGTGCTGGGCTGCGCCGGCATGGCCGATCTCGCCTTCGAGCTTCAGCAGATCTACCAGGTCCCGGTCATCGACGGCGTTTCGGCAGCGGTGAAACAGGCCGAAGCCTTGGTCGCGCAGCGCCTGACGACCAGCAAGCGCGGATCCTACGCCGCCCCGCTCGCCAAACCCTATTCCGGCGCCATGGCCTCCTTCGCCCCGCACTAA
- a CDS encoding DEAD/DEAH box helicase: MTEFAGIVPAIAEALTKRGYSTLTPVQQAMIDTEMDGRDALVSAQTGSGKTVAFGLAMAPTLLGDAKRFKAAGLPLAVVVAPTRELAMQVKRELEWLYEMTGAVIASCVGGMDIRSERRALERGAHIVVGTPGRLCDHIRRSALDLSETRAVVLDEADEMLDLGFREDLEFILETAPDDRRTLMFSATVPKTIAALAQSYQRDALRISTEAEKAQHVDIEYRALVVAPADRENAIINVLRFYEARTAIVFCSTRAAVNHLTARFNNRGFAVVALSGELSQSERTHALQAMRDGRARVCIATDVAARGIDLPGLELVVHADLPTNPDTLLHRSGRTGRAGNKGVSALIVPTSARRKAERILREARIEPVWATPPSAEEVLARDDERILSDAALTDPLIEDEGDFAAKVLARYSAEQVAAAFVRLARVGRSAPEDIMEIEVFAPGKRGDRPERGDRSERGDRPERNEARGPRGDFGDSVWFSLSAGRKQNVEPRWLIPVICRIGHVTKQEIGAIRMMPEHTFLEMTRDGADALVEAIGAKRMLEKGIVVTQLDGAPDLSSPARSPKPFMRKDGDAKPRFNKEGDAKPRFNKEGGKPAFADRGERGDRPEGKPWAKGPGKPKFAKPEGGAAKPFKKPFKKKAN; the protein is encoded by the coding sequence ATGACCGAATTCGCAGGCATCGTCCCCGCGATCGCCGAAGCGTTGACAAAGCGCGGCTACTCCACCCTGACGCCCGTTCAGCAGGCGATGATCGACACCGAGATGGACGGGCGTGACGCTCTGGTCTCCGCCCAGACCGGCTCCGGCAAGACGGTCGCCTTCGGCCTCGCCATGGCGCCGACCCTGCTTGGCGATGCGAAGCGTTTCAAGGCCGCCGGCCTTCCGCTTGCCGTCGTCGTCGCGCCGACGCGTGAACTTGCCATGCAGGTCAAGCGCGAGCTGGAATGGCTTTACGAGATGACCGGCGCCGTGATCGCCTCTTGCGTCGGCGGCATGGATATCCGCTCGGAGCGCCGGGCGCTGGAGCGTGGCGCCCATATTGTCGTCGGCACCCCCGGCCGGCTCTGCGACCACATCCGCCGCAGCGCGCTCGACCTGTCGGAGACGCGCGCCGTCGTGCTCGACGAGGCCGACGAGATGCTCGACCTCGGCTTCCGCGAAGACTTGGAGTTCATCCTCGAGACCGCACCCGACGATCGTCGCACGCTGATGTTCTCGGCAACCGTGCCGAAGACGATCGCGGCGCTGGCCCAGAGCTACCAGCGCGATGCGCTGCGCATTTCGACCGAGGCCGAGAAGGCCCAGCATGTGGATATCGAATATCGCGCGCTGGTCGTGGCGCCGGCGGACCGGGAAAATGCCATTATCAACGTGCTGCGCTTCTACGAAGCCCGCACGGCCATCGTCTTCTGCTCGACCCGCGCTGCGGTCAACCATCTGACCGCGCGGTTCAACAATCGCGGCTTCGCCGTGGTGGCGCTTTCCGGCGAACTGAGCCAGAGCGAACGCACCCACGCGCTGCAGGCGATGCGCGACGGACGGGCCCGCGTCTGTATCGCGACCGACGTCGCCGCCCGTGGCATCGATCTTCCCGGTCTCGAACTGGTGGTCCATGCTGACCTACCGACCAATCCGGACACTCTTCTGCACCGTTCGGGCCGCACGGGCCGCGCCGGCAACAAGGGCGTGAGCGCGTTGATCGTGCCGACCTCGGCGCGCCGCAAGGCCGAGCGTATCCTGCGCGAAGCCCGGATCGAGCCGGTCTGGGCCACGCCGCCATCCGCCGAAGAGGTGCTGGCTCGCGATGACGAGCGGATCCTCAGCGACGCGGCGCTCACCGATCCGCTGATCGAGGACGAGGGCGACTTCGCCGCCAAGGTTCTGGCACGCTACAGCGCCGAACAGGTCGCGGCCGCCTTCGTTCGTCTGGCCCGCGTCGGCCGCTCGGCGCCCGAGGACATCATGGAAATCGAGGTCTTTGCGCCCGGCAAACGTGGTGACCGGCCGGAGCGCGGTGACCGCTCCGAGCGCGGCGACCGCCCCGAGCGGAACGAGGCCCGTGGGCCGCGCGGCGATTTCGGCGACAGCGTCTGGTTCTCGCTTTCGGCCGGCCGCAAGCAGAATGTCGAGCCGCGCTGGCTGATCCCGGTCATTTGCCGCATCGGCCATGTCACCAAGCAGGAGATCGGTGCGATCCGCATGATGCCGGAACACACCTTCCTGGAAATGACGCGCGACGGCGCGGATGCGCTGGTCGAGGCGATCGGCGCCAAGCGGATGCTGGAGAAGGGGATCGTCGTCACGCAGCTCGACGGCGCACCGGATCTCTCTTCTCCGGCCCGTTCGCCGAAGCCTTTCATGCGCAAGGACGGCGACGCCAAGCCCCGCTTCAACAAGGAAGGCGACGCCAAGCCGCGGTTCAACAAGGAGGGCGGCAAGCCGGCCTTCGCCGATCGCGGCGAACGCGGCGATCGCCCGGAGGGCAAGCCCTGGGCCAAGGGGCCGGGCAAGCCCAAGTTCGCCAAGCCCGAGGGCGGCGCGGCCAAGCCGTTCAAGAAGCCCTTCAAGAAGAAGGCAAACTGA
- a CDS encoding TonB-dependent siderophore receptor gives MPLSLSRPAFSALRMVLTAGTSLLALTLAAEAQEAPTELEELVVKSGSGGTITAEGYVGTASATGAKVDTPFLETPQSISSVTESQLKDRNPQTLVETLAYTPGTRIGAYGFDPRFDSFTVRGFDVTYSGIFRDNLRQPGAGSSLFKTEPYGLEGVSILRGPSSALYGASGAGGLYNLITKRPTVEPLHEVQVQYGSHARKQGQFDVSGPLGEDEAVLYRMTGLLRSADTEQISVADDRAYIAPAVTWKPDEDTTLTLLGEYSRTKTGGTAAYYYDAARNEVTDYFGGNPAFNDSVQHQGRIGYEFEHRFDEGITIRQNARFSTLKTDADWAFAYAPNALDPRLIDRSAGTFEERLNAGVIDTQLEVKFDTGALDHTLLVGIDATTLRYHSLNGNGISPPLDLDDPDRGDPVDRIPFQTKVKQDQWQLGTYVQDQIRYDAWTLTLGGRYDWVDTTTRSTDLATDALTRTEQTDKAFSGRIGLTYQFDNGIAPYASYSTAFSPNAGVSQETGAPFDPTKSEQQELGVKVLLPDSNTLVTASVFNIDQKDGLYYEVVDLPTGPANIQVQRGKLRSRGFELEAVTSLDTGLSLTAAYSYTHMKIIEGPDATIDNFVSSVPMHTASVYADYTLQADGAWSGLGFGGGVRFIGASYGNDENTLRNSARALVDAAVHYDFAALDPKYDGLRLQVNATNLFDRRDPVCSAGFCYRDQGRAVIGSLKYSW, from the coding sequence ATGCCTCTCTCCCTTTCTCGCCCTGCCTTCTCCGCCCTCCGCATGGTCCTGACGGCCGGCACCTCGCTTCTTGCCCTGACGCTGGCCGCCGAGGCGCAGGAGGCTCCGACGGAGCTTGAGGAACTGGTGGTCAAGAGCGGCAGCGGCGGCACGATCACCGCGGAGGGCTATGTCGGGACGGCAAGCGCCACCGGCGCCAAGGTCGACACGCCGTTCCTGGAAACGCCGCAGTCCATCTCCTCCGTCACCGAATCGCAGCTGAAGGACCGTAATCCGCAGACGCTGGTCGAAACCCTCGCCTACACGCCGGGGACTCGCATCGGCGCCTATGGCTTCGATCCGCGCTTCGACAGCTTCACGGTGCGTGGCTTCGATGTCACCTATAGCGGCATCTTCCGCGACAATCTTCGCCAGCCGGGCGCCGGCTCGTCGCTGTTCAAGACGGAGCCCTATGGGCTGGAAGGCGTATCGATCCTGCGCGGCCCATCCTCGGCGCTCTACGGCGCATCGGGTGCGGGCGGCCTCTACAACCTGATCACCAAGCGCCCGACGGTCGAGCCGCTGCACGAGGTACAGGTCCAGTATGGCTCGCATGCGCGCAAGCAGGGGCAGTTCGATGTCTCCGGCCCGCTCGGCGAGGACGAGGCCGTTCTCTATCGCATGACCGGCCTGCTCCGAAGCGCCGATACCGAGCAGATTTCCGTCGCGGACGACCGCGCCTACATCGCGCCCGCCGTCACCTGGAAGCCGGATGAAGACACGACGCTCACTCTGCTCGGCGAATATTCCCGCACCAAGACCGGCGGCACGGCGGCCTATTATTACGACGCTGCCAGAAACGAGGTGACCGACTATTTCGGCGGCAATCCCGCCTTCAATGACAGCGTCCAGCATCAGGGCCGTATCGGCTACGAGTTCGAGCACCGCTTCGATGAGGGGATCACCATCCGCCAGAACGCCCGGTTCTCGACCCTGAAGACCGATGCCGACTGGGCCTTTGCCTATGCGCCGAACGCGCTCGACCCGCGCCTGATCGACCGCAGCGCCGGCACCTTCGAGGAGCGGCTGAACGCCGGCGTCATCGACACCCAGCTGGAAGTGAAGTTCGACACCGGCGCGCTCGACCATACGCTGCTCGTCGGCATCGACGCGACGACGCTGCGCTATCACTCGCTGAACGGCAACGGCATTTCCCCGCCGCTCGATCTCGATGATCCCGATCGCGGCGATCCCGTCGATCGGATTCCGTTCCAGACCAAGGTCAAGCAGGACCAGTGGCAGCTCGGTACCTATGTCCAGGATCAGATCCGCTATGACGCCTGGACGCTGACGCTCGGCGGCCGCTACGACTGGGTGGACACCACCACCCGCTCGACGGACCTCGCCACCGACGCGCTGACCCGCACCGAGCAGACCGACAAGGCCTTCTCCGGCCGCATCGGGCTGACCTACCAGTTCGACAACGGCATCGCGCCCTATGCGAGCTATTCCACCGCCTTCTCCCCGAATGCCGGCGTCAGCCAGGAAACCGGGGCGCCCTTCGATCCGACGAAGAGCGAGCAGCAGGAACTGGGCGTCAAGGTTCTCCTGCCCGACAGCAACACCCTCGTCACCGCCTCGGTCTTCAACATCGACCAGAAGGATGGTCTCTATTACGAGGTCGTGGACCTGCCGACCGGGCCCGCCAATATCCAGGTCCAGCGCGGCAAGCTGCGTTCGCGCGGGTTCGAGCTGGAGGCGGTGACCAGTCTCGACACCGGCCTGTCGCTGACGGCGGCCTACAGCTACACCCACATGAAGATCATCGAGGGGCCGGACGCGACGATCGACAATTTCGTTTCCTCCGTGCCGATGCACACGGCCTCGGTCTATGCCGATTACACGCTGCAGGCCGATGGCGCCTGGTCGGGCCTCGGTTTCGGCGGCGGGGTGCGCTTCATCGGTGCGAGCTATGGCAATGACGAGAACACGCTCCGGAACAGCGCCCGGGCGTTGGTCGATGCGGCGGTGCATTACGACTTCGCCGCGCTCGATCCGAAGTATGACGGCCTGCGGCTGCAGGTGAACGCCACCAATCTCTTCGACCGACGCGACCCCGTCTGCTCGGCCGGCTTCTGCTACCGCGACCAGGGCCGCGCGGTCATCGGCTCGCTGAAATACAGCTGGTAG
- a CDS encoding GntR family transcriptional regulator, translated as MNDTPSPFLETALAPEAHEEAAAQPSIRDALRDAIVDRRLTPGTKLTEVEIGALFKVSRTLVRGALQALAHEGLVTVERNRGAFVANPSPEEARQIFEARRMIEPGMLAETARRMTPADQAELYRLLDLESGLMSERGQSARRAEIKASGDFHLALAAITGNAVLQRFMDELIARSSLVIALYGQSTVSSCGHHEHHAIVKALAAGDVAAASALMVEHIAHIEADLDLRARSAGDLRAALRL; from the coding sequence ATGAACGACACCCCCTCTCCCTTTCTCGAAACCGCGCTGGCACCGGAGGCGCACGAGGAGGCCGCCGCCCAACCGTCGATCCGTGACGCTCTGCGCGATGCGATCGTCGATCGACGCCTGACGCCCGGCACCAAGTTGACCGAGGTGGAGATTGGCGCGCTCTTCAAGGTCAGCCGCACCCTGGTGCGCGGCGCCTTGCAGGCACTCGCCCATGAGGGGCTCGTCACCGTCGAGCGCAATCGCGGCGCCTTCGTTGCCAATCCCTCGCCCGAGGAAGCGCGGCAGATCTTCGAGGCGCGGCGGATGATCGAGCCGGGGATGCTCGCCGAAACCGCGCGACGGATGACGCCCGCCGATCAGGCCGAGCTCTACCGCCTGCTGGACCTGGAGAGCGGGCTGATGAGCGAACGCGGCCAGAGCGCCCGCCGCGCCGAGATCAAGGCCTCCGGCGACTTTCATCTGGCGCTGGCCGCCATCACCGGCAATGCCGTGCTGCAGCGCTTCATGGACGAACTGATCGCGCGATCCTCGCTGGTCATTGCGCTGTACGGGCAGTCGACCGTCTCCAGTTGCGGCCATCACGAGCATCATGCGATCGTCAAGGCCCTGGCGGCAGGCGACGTCGCAGCAGCAAGCGCGCTGATGGTCGAGCACATCGCCCATATCGAAGCGGATCTCGATCTGCGCGCGCGTTCGGCCGGCGATCTGCGCGCGGCCCTGCGTCTTTAA
- a CDS encoding DUF982 domain-containing protein — MSDKRFLRPVRIILEAGKDFIVATAFEAVEFIRRLSGGAMLKAFRIALQHCLDALDGLLSPKRARASFVAALERAGMTAEDVATAKA; from the coding sequence ATGAGTGACAAGCGTTTCCTGCGGCCGGTCCGCATCATCCTTGAAGCAGGCAAGGATTTCATTGTCGCCACCGCCTTCGAAGCTGTCGAGTTCATCCGTCGCCTGTCGGGCGGCGCCATGCTCAAGGCTTTTCGCATCGCCCTTCAGCACTGCCTCGACGCTCTCGATGGCCTGTTGAGCCCCAAGAGGGCCCGCGCCTCCTTCGTGGCTGCGCTGGAACGCGCTGGCATGACGGCAGAAGACGTCGCGACCGCAAAGGCCTGA
- a CDS encoding PotD/PotF family extracellular solute-binding protein — MTETTKSQTSGLTRRSLLKTGAAAAGAIAGSGAITGFPTIWAQTPITLRQFGTGVSNINAIAQKCKEDLGITLEMTATDSDAAAQRAVTQPDSYDIADIEYWILKKVFPAGVIQPMDTTKLKYYDKIVPLFKTGKLKPDSVIAQGTAPHTVGYVERIGDKTFAKGETQFFTMVPTIYNADTLGIRPDLVGREITTWADIMDPAFKGKTSILNIPSIGIMDAAMICEAMGIIKYADKGNMTKAEIDTTIEFLVKAKQDGQFRAFWKSFDESVNLMASGEVVIQSMWSPAVAAVRSKGIACKYQPLKEGYRSWGGGLGLAAHLSGAQLDAAYEYINWYTSGWVGGYLNRQGYYSAAMDTAKEYMTADEWGYWIEGKPAQGDILSPEGKVMEKAGAVRDGGSFEDRMGKVACWNSVMDEDRYMVRRWNEFIAA; from the coding sequence ATGACCGAGACTACCAAGAGCCAGACGAGCGGGCTGACGCGCCGCAGCCTTCTCAAGACCGGTGCGGCGGCGGCCGGCGCGATCGCCGGTTCGGGCGCCATCACCGGCTTCCCGACCATCTGGGCCCAGACGCCGATCACGCTGCGCCAGTTCGGCACCGGCGTGTCGAACATCAATGCCATCGCCCAGAAGTGCAAGGAAGACCTCGGCATCACGCTGGAGATGACGGCCACCGATTCCGACGCCGCCGCCCAGCGCGCTGTCACCCAGCCGGACAGCTACGATATTGCCGACATCGAATACTGGATCCTGAAAAAGGTGTTCCCGGCCGGCGTCATCCAGCCGATGGATACGACCAAGCTCAAATACTACGACAAGATCGTCCCGCTCTTCAAAACCGGCAAGCTGAAGCCCGACAGCGTGATTGCGCAGGGCACCGCGCCGCACACGGTCGGCTATGTCGAAAGGATCGGCGACAAGACCTTCGCCAAGGGCGAGACCCAGTTCTTCACCATGGTGCCGACCATCTACAATGCCGACACGCTCGGCATTCGCCCGGACCTCGTCGGCCGCGAGATCACCACCTGGGCCGATATCATGGACCCGGCCTTCAAGGGCAAGACCTCGATCCTCAACATTCCGTCGATCGGAATCATGGATGCGGCGATGATCTGCGAGGCGATGGGCATCATCAAATATGCCGACAAGGGCAACATGACCAAGGCCGAGATCGACACGACGATCGAGTTCCTGGTCAAGGCCAAGCAGGACGGCCAGTTCCGGGCCTTCTGGAAGTCCTTCGACGAGTCGGTCAACCTGATGGCCTCGGGCGAAGTGGTCATCCAGTCCATGTGGTCGCCGGCCGTTGCCGCCGTGCGTTCCAAGGGTATTGCCTGCAAGTATCAACCACTGAAGGAAGGCTATCGCTCTTGGGGCGGCGGCCTCGGCCTCGCCGCGCATCTGAGCGGCGCGCAGCTCGATGCAGCCTATGAATACATCAACTGGTACACCTCCGGCTGGGTCGGCGGCTACCTGAACCGTCAGGGCTACTACTCGGCTGCCATGGATACGGCGAAGGAATACATGACCGCCGACGAATGGGGCTACTGGATCGAGGGCAAGCCTGCCCAGGGCGATATCCTGTCTCCGGAAGGCAAGGTGATGGAGAAGGCCGGCGCCGTGCGCGATGGCGGCTCCTTCGAAGACCGCATGGGCAAGGTCGCCTGCTGGAACTCCGTCATGGACGAGGACCGCTACATGGTTCGCCGTTGGAACGAGTTCATCGCGGCCTGA
- a CDS encoding ABC transporter ATP-binding protein — MSKASEIDIVSVTKTYGTTTAVHAISLKIPSGSYCCFLGPSGCGKTSTLRMIAGHETISSGDIRLGNTVVTDLPPARRGTAMMFQSYALFPHLDLIDNVAFSLKMKGVEKEERRTKALAMLKLMQMEPYASRRPAQLSGGQQQRVALARALITDPEALLLDEPLSALDPFLKIRMRAELKKLQKNLGITFVHVTHSQEEAMALADLIVVMNDGRIEQAATPREVFERPATAFVARFMGDHNVLSGRAAACEGGTVRLEVGEGQFFTVRGEGREVGSPVDIGIRTDRVRIAEPANPDLGFNGVVTNLEYRGASVKLTVLGGGSEDFTVILSDADYFAKPVSVGDAVALSWSPDDAVLLGRAH; from the coding sequence ATGTCCAAAGCCTCTGAGATCGATATCGTGTCCGTGACCAAGACCTACGGCACGACCACCGCGGTCCATGCGATCAGCCTGAAGATCCCGTCCGGCAGCTATTGCTGCTTCCTGGGCCCGTCCGGCTGCGGCAAGACCTCGACGCTGCGCATGATCGCCGGGCACGAAACCATTTCCTCAGGCGATATACGGCTCGGCAATACGGTCGTCACCGACCTGCCGCCGGCCCGGCGCGGTACGGCGATGATGTTCCAGTCCTATGCGTTGTTCCCGCATCTCGACCTTATCGACAATGTTGCCTTCAGCCTGAAGATGAAGGGCGTGGAGAAGGAGGAGCGGCGGACCAAGGCGCTTGCCATGCTGAAGCTGATGCAGATGGAGCCCTATGCCAGCCGACGACCGGCCCAGCTTTCGGGCGGCCAGCAGCAGCGTGTCGCGCTCGCCCGCGCTCTGATCACCGATCCGGAAGCCCTGCTGCTCGACGAGCCGCTTTCCGCGCTCGATCCCTTCCTGAAGATCCGCATGCGGGCGGAGCTGAAGAAGCTGCAGAAAAACCTCGGCATCACCTTCGTGCATGTGACGCACAGCCAGGAAGAGGCCATGGCGCTCGCCGATCTGATCGTCGTCATGAATGACGGGCGGATCGAGCAGGCGGCGACGCCGCGCGAGGTGTTCGAGCGGCCGGCCACGGCCTTCGTCGCGCGCTTCATGGGCGACCATAACGTGCTGAGCGGCCGGGCGGCGGCCTGCGAGGGGGGCACGGTGCGCCTGGAGGTGGGCGAGGGGCAGTTCTTCACCGTGCGCGGCGAGGGCAGGGAAGTCGGCTCGCCGGTCGATATCGGCATCCGCACCGATCGAGTCCGCATCGCCGAACCGGCCAATCCCGATCTCGGCTTCAACGGCGTCGTCACCAACCTCGAATATCGCGGCGCCTCGGTGAAGCTCACCGTGCTCGGCGGCGGCTCCGAGGATTTCACGGTCATCCTCAGCGATGCCGATTATTTCGCAAAGCCCGTCAGCGTCGGCGATGCGGTCGCGCTCAGCTGGTCGCCCGACGACGCGGTTTTGCTCGGCCGGGCCCACTAG
- a CDS encoding ABC transporter permease: MASIASSAGEAKKHGGTVRSFRLSPGLISGLEATPLIAILGFFFLLPILMIAVVSFWDYDFAGLYPDFLTMNYEETLGSWVTWKTYLNTLKYTVIVWALTAVIGFWVAYFLAFHIRTTTMQMVLFLVCTVPFLTSNIIRMISWIPVLGRNGLVNSTLIEMGLIPAPIEWLLYSEFAVVLAMVHLNTLFMVTPIFNTLMRIDRSLIEAARDAGASGWQILWNVILPLAKPGIAIGSIFVVTLVMADFSTVQIMSGGQSASVALMMRNQMSLLQYPAAAANAVVLLIVVLLMVAAILRVVDIRKEL; encoded by the coding sequence ATGGCGAGCATTGCATCGAGCGCCGGGGAGGCGAAGAAGCACGGTGGGACTGTGCGGTCCTTCCGCCTCTCGCCCGGGCTGATCTCCGGCCTGGAGGCCACCCCGCTGATCGCCATTCTCGGCTTCTTCTTCCTTCTGCCGATCCTGATGATCGCCGTCGTCAGCTTCTGGGACTATGACTTCGCCGGGCTCTATCCCGATTTCCTCACCATGAACTACGAGGAAACGCTCGGCTCCTGGGTAACCTGGAAGACGTACCTGAACACGCTCAAATATACGGTGATCGTATGGGCCCTGACCGCGGTCATCGGTTTCTGGGTCGCCTATTTCCTCGCCTTCCACATCCGCACGACCACCATGCAGATGGTGCTGTTCCTCGTCTGCACCGTGCCCTTCCTCACCTCCAACATCATCCGCATGATTTCCTGGATCCCGGTGCTCGGGCGCAACGGGCTGGTCAATTCGACGCTGATCGAGATGGGGCTCATTCCTGCGCCGATCGAATGGCTGCTCTATTCGGAGTTCGCCGTCGTGCTCGCCATGGTGCATCTCAACACGCTCTTCATGGTGACGCCGATCTTTAACACGCTGATGCGCATCGACCGGTCGTTGATCGAGGCGGCGCGGGATGCCGGCGCGTCGGGCTGGCAGATCCTCTGGAACGTCATCCTGCCGCTTGCCAAGCCCGGCATCGCCATCGGCTCGATCTTCGTCGTCACCCTGGTCATGGCCGATTTCTCCACCGTTCAGATCATGTCGGGCGGGCAGAGCGCGTCGGTGGCGCTGATGATGCGCAACCAGATGTCGCTGCTGCAATATCCGGCGGCCGCCGCCAATGCCGTCGTGCTGCTCATCGTCGTCCTCCTGATGGTCGCCGCCATCCTGCGCGTCGTCGATATCCGCAAGGAGCTGTGA
- a CDS encoding sulfite oxidase-like oxidoreductase, producing MAEDRTPDTKLTTTKRKWADEGRFLTGRVARPDEDRLPPGQHLVKNWPVLDLGQHPIIDPQSWSLAIGGLVAHPQRFDWAGFQALPMSKTLSDIHCVTTWSRYDNHWRGVTTRDLLDLVQPLPEAAFVMLKSYDGYTTNLPLADFASEDALLATHWEGEPLTREHGGPVRLIVPHLYLWKSAKWISGIEILGADRAGFWEKNGYHMLGDPWREQRYSED from the coding sequence ATGGCCGAGGATCGGACCCCAGACACGAAACTGACCACGACCAAGCGGAAATGGGCCGATGAGGGCCGCTTCCTCACCGGTCGGGTGGCGCGGCCCGATGAAGATCGGCTGCCGCCCGGCCAGCATCTCGTCAAGAACTGGCCGGTGCTCGATCTCGGCCAACATCCGATCATCGATCCGCAGAGCTGGTCGCTCGCCATTGGCGGTCTTGTCGCCCATCCTCAGCGCTTTGACTGGGCGGGCTTTCAGGCGCTGCCGATGTCAAAGACGCTATCGGACATTCACTGCGTTACCACCTGGTCGCGCTACGACAACCATTGGCGCGGCGTCACGACGCGTGATCTTCTCGATCTCGTCCAGCCGCTGCCCGAGGCGGCGTTCGTCATGCTGAAAAGCTATGACGGCTACACGACCAACCTGCCGCTTGCCGATTTCGCAAGCGAAGACGCGCTGCTTGCCACCCATTGGGAAGGCGAGCCGCTGACGCGGGAGCATGGCGGGCCTGTCCGCCTCATCGTGCCGCATCTCTACCTGTGGAAGAGCGCCAAGTGGATCTCCGGCATCGAGATCCTCGGCGCCGATCGCGCCGGCTTCTGGGAAAAGAACGGCTACCACATGCTGGGCGACCCCTGGAGAGAGCAGCGCTACTCCGAGGACTGA
- a CDS encoding ABC transporter permease codes for MHHEKRGLEFYLLAGFFALFVLFLYGPLSAVLILSFQGPNGGLTFPMNGVSLRWFANLFEQQAVGDFGASFTRSFTLGLMVMVVNVVVSLLAGLAFRRRFPGSTALFYVTVASLVVPSIIISLGIGVVFQQLGLKPAWYSSAFGAHLTWTLPFGVLIMFAVFNRFSPSYEEAARDLGASSWQTFRHVLLPMIAPSLIGVGLFGFTLSYDEFARTLMTAGTYNTLPLEIYGMTTNVTTPVLYALGTVTTLFSFTIILLALGTITLLRRRQAKRV; via the coding sequence ATGCATCACGAAAAACGTGGCCTGGAATTCTACCTGCTGGCCGGCTTCTTCGCCCTCTTCGTGCTCTTTCTCTATGGGCCGCTCTCCGCCGTGCTGATCCTGTCCTTCCAGGGGCCGAATGGCGGGCTGACCTTTCCGATGAACGGGGTTTCGCTGCGCTGGTTCGCCAATCTGTTCGAACAGCAGGCGGTCGGCGATTTCGGGGCCTCCTTCACCCGCTCCTTCACGCTCGGCCTGATGGTGATGGTCGTCAATGTCGTGGTGTCGCTGCTCGCGGGGCTCGCCTTCCGCCGCCGCTTTCCGGGCTCCACCGCCCTGTTCTACGTCACCGTCGCCAGCCTGGTGGTGCCGTCGATCATCATCTCGCTCGGCATCGGCGTCGTCTTCCAGCAGCTGGGGCTGAAGCCTGCCTGGTATTCCTCCGCCTTCGGTGCGCATCTGACCTGGACCTTGCCCTTCGGCGTGCTGATCATGTTCGCCGTCTTCAACCGGTTCTCGCCCTCCTATGAGGAAGCCGCGCGCGATCTCGGTGCCAGCTCCTGGCAGACCTTCCGGCACGTGCTTCTGCCGATGATCGCGCCCAGCCTGATCGGCGTCGGCCTGTTCGGCTTCACCCTTTCCTATGACGAATTTGCCCGCACGCTGATGACGGCCGGGACATACAACACGCTGCCGCTCGAAATTTACGGCATGACCACCAACGTCACGACGCCGGTGCTCTATGCGCTGGGAACGGTGACGACGCTCTTCTCCTTCACCATCATCCTGCTCGCGCTCGGCACGATCACCCTTCTGCGCCGCCGGCAGGCCAAGCGAGTCTGA